In the Nakamurella alba genome, one interval contains:
- a CDS encoding amidohydrolase family protein, with amino-acid sequence MSTTVPASPRVDASVHIFFRSDAELRQYLGEPWASRGFPTPDTSFTAPLGGRYTPGSRPDPASHPGSDPEQVGGIVFEQQGFDLAVLHPMTVGVLPDWHLESAILEATNRMLVERWLDSGSYADRFFGTIRVNPNDIDAAVKEIRRWTGHPRIVQIGLPMQTQAPYGRPHYRPLWRAAVDAGLPVAIHWEMGQGITHPPTPNGTARTYQQLVGFQPLTFVFHLMNMIAEGVFEEFPDLKVVFADGAADMLTPMIWRMDTFGRPHLEQTPWSPRMPSDYLAGHVYFVNGMLDGPGDVDYASEWLRMTGKEDMLMFGSSYPDWQFATTEALPSGWTGEQRAKVLGANAADLYRLPVPSPVG; translated from the coding sequence ATGAGCACAACAGTCCCCGCGTCGCCCCGGGTGGACGCCAGTGTCCACATCTTCTTCCGGTCCGACGCCGAACTCCGGCAGTACCTCGGCGAGCCGTGGGCCAGCCGCGGATTCCCGACGCCGGACACCTCCTTCACCGCGCCGCTGGGCGGCCGGTACACCCCGGGATCACGGCCGGACCCGGCGTCGCACCCCGGGTCCGATCCGGAGCAGGTCGGCGGGATCGTCTTCGAACAGCAGGGTTTCGACCTCGCCGTGCTCCACCCGATGACCGTCGGGGTGCTGCCGGACTGGCACCTGGAGTCGGCGATCCTGGAGGCGACGAACCGGATGCTGGTGGAGCGCTGGCTGGACTCCGGCAGCTACGCCGATCGCTTCTTCGGCACCATCCGGGTCAACCCGAACGACATCGACGCCGCGGTGAAGGAGATCCGGCGCTGGACCGGCCACCCGCGGATCGTGCAGATCGGCCTGCCGATGCAGACGCAGGCCCCCTACGGCCGGCCGCACTACCGGCCGCTGTGGCGGGCGGCGGTCGATGCCGGGCTGCCGGTGGCGATCCACTGGGAGATGGGCCAGGGCATCACCCACCCGCCGACGCCGAACGGCACCGCCCGCACCTATCAGCAGCTCGTCGGGTTCCAGCCGCTCACCTTCGTGTTCCACCTGATGAACATGATCGCGGAGGGCGTGTTCGAGGAGTTCCCGGACCTGAAGGTGGTCTTCGCCGACGGCGCCGCCGACATGCTCACCCCGATGATCTGGCGGATGGACACCTTCGGCCGGCCGCACCTCGAGCAGACGCCGTGGTCACCGCGGATGCCGAGCGACTACCTCGCCGGTCACGTGTACTTCGTCAACGGGATGCTCGACGGGCCCGGCGATGTCGACTACGCCTCCGAGTGGCTCCGGATGACCGGCAAGGAGGACATGCTGATGTTCGGATCCAGTTACCCGGACTGGCAGTTCGCCACCACCGAGGCGCTGCCGTCCGGCTGGACCGGCGAGCAGCGCGCGAAGGTGCTGGGCGCCAACGCCGCTGATCTCTACCGCCTGCCCGTGCCCTCGCCCGTCGGCTGA
- a CDS encoding amidohydrolase family protein, whose amino-acid sequence MTQTDTRDVTAGAMTPVRVVDCDVHPYARKGVLHQYLDPKFVREQRLRADGANNGIFYDAPDFNFAQAMRVDAFPGDGEFACSDPDMAFRQLVLDSGSDVVILGPTSGGAGDTDEEVTAMAAATNLWQDEHWLDRENNWHGRFFGSICANITEPAQAAREIEKWAGHPKFKQILIHAEPRPAWGHPMYDPVWAAAVKHDIPVSCHLGRGKHNLLPMSPVGFLSYNHDFMVTYSMLAANQIMSLIFDGVFERFPTLKIVLIEHAFSWILPLMWRMDAIHAARGNETGLSKEPSQYVKDNIWLTTQPLDYPEDKLELTHALEWMEADKILLFSSDYPHWTFDEPRWLAKHLPEPMRDAVMFRNGIDLFKLPSELPALAGQVRAY is encoded by the coding sequence ATGACCCAGACCGACACCCGCGACGTCACCGCCGGGGCGATGACCCCGGTGCGTGTCGTCGACTGCGACGTGCACCCCTATGCCCGCAAGGGAGTGCTGCACCAGTACCTCGACCCGAAGTTCGTCCGCGAGCAGCGACTGCGCGCCGACGGCGCGAACAACGGGATCTTCTACGATGCACCCGATTTCAACTTCGCGCAGGCGATGCGGGTGGATGCGTTCCCCGGCGACGGCGAGTTCGCCTGCTCCGACCCGGACATGGCGTTCCGCCAGCTGGTGCTGGACTCCGGGTCGGACGTGGTGATCCTCGGGCCGACCTCGGGCGGTGCCGGCGACACCGACGAAGAGGTGACCGCGATGGCAGCGGCCACCAACCTGTGGCAGGACGAGCACTGGCTGGACCGCGAGAACAACTGGCACGGCCGGTTCTTCGGTTCGATCTGCGCCAACATCACCGAGCCGGCGCAGGCCGCCCGGGAGATCGAGAAGTGGGCCGGGCACCCGAAGTTCAAGCAGATCCTGATCCACGCCGAGCCGCGGCCGGCCTGGGGCCACCCGATGTACGACCCGGTGTGGGCGGCGGCGGTGAAACACGACATCCCGGTGTCCTGCCACCTCGGCCGCGGCAAGCACAACCTGCTGCCGATGAGCCCGGTCGGTTTCCTGTCCTACAACCACGACTTCATGGTCACGTACTCGATGCTTGCCGCGAACCAGATCATGAGCCTGATCTTCGACGGGGTGTTCGAGCGGTTCCCGACGCTGAAGATCGTGCTGATCGAGCACGCCTTCAGCTGGATCCTGCCGCTGATGTGGCGGATGGACGCGATCCACGCGGCCCGCGGCAACGAGACCGGGCTGTCCAAGGAGCCCTCGCAGTACGTCAAGGACAACATCTGGCTGACCACCCAGCCGCTGGACTACCCGGAGGACAAGCTCGAGCTGACCCACGCGTTGGAGTGGATGGAGGCGGACAAGATCCTGCTCTTCTCCTCCGACTACCCGCACTGGACATTCGACGAACCCCGTTGGCTGGCCAAACATCTCCCCGAGCCGATGCGGGACGCCGTGATGTTCCGCAACGGCATCGACCTGTTCAAGCTGCCGTCCGAACTGCCGGCGCTGGCCGGGCAGGTCCGGGCCTACTGA
- a CDS encoding PucR family transcriptional regulator, with protein sequence MATPARTATPPAAPRPRTVPGRLTVAGVLALPAAAAGRPMVLAGRAGLSAPVRWLHVSELTDVEGLFHGGELVLTTGLALPDDPGQCRAYVDALAKQRVVGLVLELGRRLSRAPDALVAACARAVLPLIVIRREVPFVDLVEAAQRVLLDERTAVEQAVADARERFTALCLAEASVDEIVSAAAALTGGQVVFADPRRRVLALDADNGPVELLLARWRRRSGSAPVDDRTTVDPHTGTVATPVVVRGRIRGQLLLFAASPGPADEEILEQAAAALTLRLLAGRDDGPVTTARTAVLADLLSGDVRATSVAVARAAALGVELRDRRFVPVLVDGIGADPTDRIHQAAQRSGLDVLVGPQSAARWVVLVLLRRDQDESGIDVLAATLHGRRNARELVIAAGTATADLGDLPAALAEATDVADAVRLGPPGPPRCHRVDDLRLRGVLTLLRDEPRLRAFAARSLGPLLQRDARDGGDLVATLAGYLDVRGNKARAARLLGISRPTLYERLARITRLLRVDVEDPETMTSLHAAIMLAGR encoded by the coding sequence ATGGCGACACCGGCACGCACTGCGACCCCGCCCGCGGCGCCCCGTCCACGGACCGTGCCGGGCCGGTTGACCGTCGCCGGCGTGCTGGCGCTGCCGGCCGCGGCCGCGGGTCGGCCGATGGTGCTCGCCGGGCGGGCGGGTCTCTCTGCGCCCGTCCGCTGGCTGCACGTCAGCGAGCTCACCGACGTCGAGGGCTTGTTCCACGGCGGGGAGCTGGTGCTGACCACCGGGCTGGCGCTGCCGGACGATCCGGGGCAGTGCCGGGCGTACGTGGATGCGCTCGCGAAGCAGCGGGTGGTCGGGCTCGTGCTCGAACTCGGCCGCCGGCTCTCCCGGGCACCGGACGCACTCGTCGCCGCGTGCGCGCGGGCGGTGCTGCCGCTGATCGTCATCCGGCGCGAGGTGCCGTTCGTCGATCTGGTGGAGGCGGCCCAGCGGGTGCTGCTGGACGAGCGCACGGCCGTCGAGCAGGCTGTCGCCGACGCCCGGGAACGGTTCACCGCACTCTGCCTGGCCGAGGCGTCCGTCGACGAGATCGTCTCCGCTGCTGCGGCTCTCACCGGCGGACAGGTGGTGTTCGCCGATCCGCGCCGCCGGGTGCTGGCGCTGGATGCGGACAACGGGCCGGTGGAGCTGCTGCTCGCCCGGTGGCGCCGGCGATCGGGTTCCGCCCCGGTGGACGATCGGACGACGGTCGACCCGCACACCGGCACCGTGGCGACCCCGGTGGTGGTGCGCGGCCGGATACGCGGACAACTGCTGCTGTTCGCGGCGAGCCCGGGGCCGGCCGATGAGGAGATCCTGGAGCAGGCCGCCGCGGCGCTGACCCTCCGACTGCTCGCCGGCCGCGACGACGGTCCGGTGACCACCGCCCGGACCGCGGTGCTGGCGGACCTGCTGTCCGGTGATGTGCGTGCCACCTCGGTCGCCGTGGCCCGGGCCGCCGCCCTCGGGGTGGAACTGCGGGACCGCCGGTTCGTGCCGGTGCTGGTCGACGGGATCGGTGCCGACCCCACCGACCGCATCCACCAAGCGGCGCAGCGCTCCGGGCTCGACGTGCTGGTCGGGCCGCAGTCGGCGGCCCGGTGGGTGGTGCTGGTACTGCTCCGGCGGGACCAGGACGAGTCCGGGATCGATGTCCTGGCCGCAACTCTCCACGGGAGACGCAATGCCCGGGAGCTGGTGATCGCGGCGGGTACGGCCACCGCCGACCTCGGTGACCTGCCCGCCGCCCTCGCCGAGGCCACCGACGTCGCGGACGCGGTCCGGCTCGGTCCACCGGGCCCGCCGCGGTGCCACCGGGTCGATGACCTCCGACTGCGCGGGGTGCTGACGCTGCTGCGTGACGAGCCACGGCTGCGCGCCTTCGCCGCCCGCAGCCTCGGCCCGCTGCTGCAACGGGACGCCCGGGACGGCGGTGACCTGGTCGCCACCCTCGCCGGCTACCTGGACGTCCGTGGCAACAAGGCGAGAGCGGCTCGCCTGCTGGGTATCTCGCGGCCGACGCTGTACGAGCGGCTGGCCCGGATCACCCGACTGCTCCGCGTCGACGTCGAGGATCCGGAGACCATGACCTCGTTGCACGCCGCGATCATGCTCGCCGGTCGCTGA
- a CDS encoding MFS transporter, giving the protein MTSTAAHPVAEAIGTDRPARGILAVLVVISVVSALQSSVVVPLISHIPEVFSVSAATASWIVTATTLGASVAAPIISRMADLYGKRLIVVCTLLVTALGSLLVAVSDVFAIAVTGRALQGTAMALIPVSMSIVKEVLPGPKIGSGIALLGGTLGLGTALGLPVAGLLYRWWGWHALFWVTVVIAPLLALAAQLVLPGRSVQQRTGFDVLGSVLFTVALVPFLLALSQGNDWGWAGPAVLGLFGAAVVAGGLWLWWERRAPDPLVDIDIAAGRTVMLTNLSSLLLAGGMFANMYLASQQLANPASVPGGLGLPSETVGLLMIAPAMMIIVLSPVIGPALHRFGGRTVLVAAALAMAAAYLARIWLSGSPTAVVVGAVLVGIGISFGLSAQPMIVMAAVPADRTASANGLNQLFRTVGTSASVAAVAVLTSATSLTTTTGEYATGSTFRLAFIGLAALMALGALLAFLVPGTAGRTGVAESSAEQ; this is encoded by the coding sequence TTGACCTCGACCGCCGCCCACCCGGTCGCCGAGGCGATCGGGACCGACCGGCCGGCCCGGGGTATCCTGGCCGTGCTGGTGGTCATCTCGGTGGTGTCGGCGCTGCAGAGTTCCGTGGTGGTGCCGCTGATCTCGCACATCCCCGAGGTGTTCTCGGTCAGTGCGGCGACGGCCTCGTGGATCGTCACCGCGACCACCCTGGGCGCCTCGGTGGCAGCGCCGATCATCTCGCGGATGGCCGACCTCTACGGCAAGCGACTGATCGTCGTCTGCACCCTGCTGGTCACCGCGCTGGGCTCGCTGCTGGTCGCGGTGAGCGACGTCTTCGCGATCGCGGTGACCGGCCGCGCGCTGCAGGGCACCGCGATGGCGCTGATACCGGTGTCCATGTCCATCGTGAAGGAGGTGCTGCCCGGCCCGAAGATCGGCAGCGGGATCGCTTTACTGGGTGGCACTCTCGGTCTCGGCACCGCGCTCGGACTGCCGGTGGCCGGCCTGCTGTACCGGTGGTGGGGCTGGCACGCGCTGTTCTGGGTGACGGTGGTGATCGCACCGCTGCTGGCCCTGGCCGCCCAGCTGGTCCTGCCCGGCCGGAGCGTGCAGCAGCGCACCGGGTTCGACGTGCTGGGCAGTGTGCTGTTCACCGTCGCCCTGGTGCCGTTCCTGCTCGCCTTGTCCCAGGGCAACGACTGGGGCTGGGCCGGTCCGGCGGTCCTCGGGCTGTTCGGTGCCGCCGTGGTCGCCGGCGGATTGTGGCTGTGGTGGGAGCGCCGGGCACCGGATCCGTTGGTGGACATCGACATCGCTGCCGGCCGAACCGTGATGCTGACGAACCTCTCGTCCCTACTGCTGGCCGGCGGCATGTTCGCCAACATGTACCTGGCCTCCCAGCAGCTGGCGAACCCGGCCTCGGTGCCGGGCGGTCTCGGACTGCCATCGGAGACCGTCGGACTGCTGATGATCGCGCCGGCCATGATGATCATCGTGCTGTCACCGGTGATCGGGCCGGCGTTGCACCGGTTCGGCGGCCGGACCGTGCTGGTGGCGGCCGCGCTGGCGATGGCGGCGGCCTACCTGGCGCGGATCTGGCTGTCCGGATCACCCACCGCGGTGGTCGTCGGTGCGGTCCTGGTCGGCATCGGCATCTCCTTCGGTCTGTCGGCCCAGCCGATGATCGTCATGGCGGCCGTGCCGGCCGACCGGACGGCGTCGGCGAACGGGCTGAACCAGCTGTTCCGCACTGTCGGCACCTCCGCCTCGGTGGCCGCGGTCGCCGTGCTGACCTCGGCGACCTCGCTGACCACGACCACCGGCGAGTACGCCACCGGCTCCACTTTCCGGCTCGCCTTCATCGGGCTGGCCGCATTGATGGCGCTGGGCGCGTTGCTGGCCTTCCTGGTTCCCGGAACCGCTGGTCGGACTGGTGTTGCGGAATCGTCAGCGGAGCAATAG
- a CDS encoding NADH-ubiquinone oxidoreductase-F iron-sulfur binding region domain-containing protein, translated as MSTLASRALPVRTGAVGVEPRLLTVDERESVDDYLAGGGYRPLRNPERLLEQVAAAGVRGRGGAAFPIARKMVTVRSGSSAPVLVANGEEGEPASVKDKWLLRFRPHLVLDGLRLAAAMTGAQQAYMYVSDPVSADSVEQALTEFPAEGWNEIDIAVHRVAPTYVAGEETAAVRSIGGGPALPQDKPPRPFEVGVHGRPTQISNVETLAHLPVVQRLGADGYRAAGTADSSGTFLMTLTGVEHPQLLEVPFGISLREILVAVGHSGDLRGALMGGYFAGLLSGRVLDLPLDHGTIAGAGSGLGCGAVAVLDAGTCPVGVAAGVLSYFARENAGQCGSCFNGTAAMAAVLDALCTGEATGADVQRLQRWSTVLRGRGACGTLDGATNIAATVLREFPAEIEEHLESRCSSCPPPAVRRRPPYAVLTEGGA; from the coding sequence ATGAGCACCCTGGCCTCCCGCGCGCTGCCGGTGCGCACCGGGGCGGTCGGGGTCGAGCCCCGGCTGCTGACCGTCGACGAGCGGGAGTCGGTCGACGACTACCTCGCCGGCGGTGGCTACCGGCCGCTGCGCAACCCGGAACGCCTGCTGGAGCAGGTGGCCGCCGCCGGGGTGCGCGGACGCGGCGGTGCCGCCTTCCCGATCGCCCGCAAGATGGTCACGGTGCGCAGCGGCTCCAGCGCCCCGGTGCTGGTCGCGAACGGCGAGGAGGGCGAGCCGGCGTCGGTGAAGGACAAGTGGCTGCTGCGGTTCCGGCCACACCTGGTGTTGGACGGGCTCCGGCTGGCCGCCGCGATGACGGGTGCGCAGCAGGCCTACATGTACGTCTCCGACCCGGTCTCCGCGGACAGTGTCGAACAGGCGCTGACCGAGTTCCCGGCCGAGGGCTGGAACGAGATCGACATCGCCGTGCACCGCGTCGCCCCGACCTACGTCGCCGGCGAGGAGACGGCCGCGGTGCGGTCGATCGGCGGCGGACCGGCGCTGCCCCAGGACAAGCCGCCGCGGCCGTTCGAGGTCGGCGTGCACGGCCGGCCGACCCAGATCAGCAATGTCGAAACCCTGGCGCATCTGCCGGTGGTCCAACGGCTCGGTGCCGACGGCTACCGGGCGGCCGGGACCGCCGACTCGTCCGGGACCTTCCTGATGACCCTCACCGGGGTGGAGCACCCACAGCTGCTGGAGGTGCCGTTCGGTATCAGCTTGCGCGAGATCCTCGTCGCTGTCGGTCATTCCGGCGATCTCCGGGGTGCCCTGATGGGTGGCTACTTCGCCGGGCTGCTGTCCGGCCGGGTGCTCGACCTGCCGCTGGATCACGGCACGATCGCCGGGGCCGGCAGCGGCCTGGGCTGCGGGGCGGTCGCGGTGCTCGACGCCGGCACCTGCCCGGTCGGCGTGGCCGCCGGGGTACTGAGCTACTTCGCCCGGGAGAACGCCGGCCAGTGCGGGTCGTGCTTCAACGGCACCGCCGCGATGGCGGCTGTGCTCGACGCGCTGTGCACGGGCGAGGCCACCGGCGCGGATGTGCAGCGGCTGCAGCGCTGGTCGACGGTGCTGCGCGGCCGCGGTGCCTGCGGCACCCTCGACGGCGCCACGAACATCGCCGCCACCGTGCTGCGCGAGTTCCCGGCCGAGATCGAGGAGCACTTGGAGAGTCGTTGCAGCAGTTGCCCTCCGCCAGCCGTGCGTCGCCGGCCCCCTTACGCCGTGCTCACCGAAGGAGGTGCCTGA
- a CDS encoding Rieske (2Fe-2S) protein — MAPETGAAPGPPTLARGREHVVARVEDIPPGEHKVVPIGRYGVGVYNVRGTFYAIANYCPHEGGPLCVGRTKGQTVADPEKPGGAREVRPGEFVYCPWHQWGFELATGTTTVKPEWSIRTYPVRVHDGQVLVTA, encoded by the coding sequence ATGGCGCCCGAGACCGGCGCGGCGCCGGGTCCGCCCACCCTGGCCCGCGGCCGCGAGCACGTCGTCGCGCGGGTGGAGGACATCCCGCCGGGGGAGCACAAGGTGGTGCCGATCGGCCGGTACGGCGTGGGCGTCTACAACGTCCGCGGCACCTTCTACGCCATCGCCAACTACTGCCCGCACGAGGGTGGCCCGCTCTGCGTCGGCCGGACCAAGGGGCAGACCGTCGCCGACCCGGAGAAGCCGGGCGGTGCGCGCGAGGTGCGGCCCGGCGAGTTCGTCTACTGTCCCTGGCACCAATGGGGTTTCGAGCTGGCCACCGGCACCACCACGGTCAAGCCGGAGTGGAGCATCCGCACCTACCCGGTGCGCGTCCACGACGGCCAGGTCCTGGTGACGGCATGA
- a CDS encoding TetR/AcrR family transcriptional regulator gives MRAANGGVDAPAANSRTEEIRQVAAQLFEQSGYSATTMSDIASAVGLLPGSLYHHFESKEEIAVGILAGLDQDLTRLIGEVSGRLGTDTPEDQLREVARQITALSLRSGAALRLYSYAAPTVATEKFRSAVHLNAPALQKLWKRAVDDLVPTPDTPRQDVGLLRFALQQLTLNAALNVFDTPHDADEAADRLCSMLLQGVAIEAPDDRSLNASVAMRAAQEGTAGWQSPPVSGGTSGRDDIVIAARGEFARRGYQATTVRDIAEAAGVRMGTLYRRISSKEEVLAEILLDYGGQLDRAVRSVLGTDDSVAAKLDALALIFVKAKRRFRLESDIVKFGSFDREPVIMPLADYHAETRSRLVLLEDLIAGGVRAGELRSLGDPGSYAAQIRYILWTPYQDYARAGVTRTHQFLRNSLLRGFLV, from the coding sequence ATGAGGGCAGCGAACGGGGGCGTGGACGCGCCCGCGGCGAACAGCCGGACCGAGGAGATCCGGCAGGTCGCCGCGCAGCTGTTCGAGCAGTCCGGCTACTCGGCCACCACCATGAGCGACATCGCGAGCGCGGTCGGTCTGCTGCCCGGCAGCCTCTACCACCACTTCGAGTCCAAGGAAGAGATCGCAGTCGGGATCCTCGCCGGACTCGACCAGGACCTCACCCGACTGATCGGCGAGGTCAGCGGTCGGCTCGGCACCGACACCCCGGAGGACCAGCTGCGGGAGGTGGCCCGGCAGATCACCGCACTGTCCCTGCGCAGTGGCGCCGCGCTCCGGCTGTACTCCTACGCGGCCCCCACCGTCGCCACCGAGAAGTTCCGCTCCGCAGTGCATCTCAACGCGCCGGCACTGCAGAAGCTGTGGAAGCGAGCGGTCGACGACCTGGTGCCGACGCCGGACACGCCGCGGCAGGACGTGGGTCTGCTGCGGTTCGCACTGCAGCAGCTGACGCTCAACGCCGCCCTCAACGTCTTCGACACCCCGCACGACGCCGACGAGGCGGCGGACCGGCTCTGCTCGATGCTGCTGCAGGGGGTGGCGATCGAAGCCCCCGATGACCGCTCGCTGAACGCCTCCGTGGCGATGCGGGCGGCGCAGGAGGGGACGGCCGGTTGGCAGTCGCCGCCGGTGTCCGGTGGCACCTCCGGACGGGACGACATCGTCATCGCCGCCCGCGGCGAGTTCGCCCGGCGTGGGTACCAGGCCACGACGGTGCGGGACATCGCCGAGGCCGCGGGTGTCCGGATGGGCACGCTGTACCGGCGGATCAGCTCCAAGGAGGAGGTGCTGGCCGAGATCCTGCTGGACTACGGCGGGCAGCTCGACCGGGCGGTGCGCAGCGTGCTCGGCACCGACGACTCGGTCGCCGCCAAGCTGGACGCGTTGGCGTTGATCTTCGTCAAGGCCAAGCGCCGCTTCCGGCTGGAGTCCGACATCGTGAAGTTCGGCTCCTTCGACCGCGAGCCGGTGATCATGCCACTCGCCGACTACCACGCCGAGACCCGCAGTCGTTTGGTTCTTCTCGAAGACCTGATCGCCGGAGGCGTGCGGGCCGGCGAGCTGCGGTCGCTCGGCGACCCCGGGTCCTACGCCGCGCAGATCCGCTACATCCTGTGGACCCCGTACCAGGACTACGCCCGGGCAGGGGTGACCCGAACGCACCAGTTCCTGCGCAACTCGCTGCTGCGTGGGTTCCTGGTCTGA
- a CDS encoding alpha/beta fold hydrolase → MSQIEINGGIVEYELLGPPDGGRTLTITPGGRFSKDYRGVRPFAQALAEAGHRVLIWDRPNTGASDIQLYGESESHMRAATLAGMVRALDLGPVVVMGGSGGARDSIVFTITYPELVEQLIVWSIVGGAFSSMSLAGVYVMNEIRTVRRKGIDGILAQTGPAGSWSDLVAANPRNKQRLVDLGAEEFEKVMWRWFEAYVPKANEAIPGVPDHLMRSITVPTLIVRGGENDIDHPKRTSFEVHALIRRSRLIDPPWPEDAWERGQAARDAGTGGIFDPWMDAVPTFLDFIAEYSVRVPA, encoded by the coding sequence ATGTCCCAGATCGAGATCAACGGCGGCATCGTCGAGTACGAACTGCTCGGACCGCCGGACGGCGGTCGGACGTTGACCATCACCCCCGGCGGCCGGTTCAGCAAGGACTACCGCGGCGTCCGGCCGTTCGCGCAGGCGCTCGCCGAGGCCGGCCACCGGGTGCTGATCTGGGACCGGCCGAACACCGGCGCCTCCGACATCCAGCTGTACGGCGAGTCCGAGTCCCACATGCGCGCAGCCACTCTCGCCGGCATGGTCCGCGCCCTCGACCTCGGGCCGGTGGTGGTGATGGGTGGATCCGGCGGCGCGCGCGACTCCATCGTCTTCACCATCACCTACCCCGAGCTGGTGGAGCAGCTGATCGTCTGGTCGATCGTCGGCGGCGCGTTCAGCTCGATGAGCCTGGCCGGCGTTTATGTGATGAACGAGATCCGCACCGTCCGCCGCAAGGGCATCGACGGCATCCTGGCGCAGACCGGACCGGCCGGAAGTTGGTCCGACCTGGTCGCCGCCAACCCGCGGAACAAGCAGCGGCTGGTGGACCTGGGCGCCGAGGAGTTCGAGAAGGTGATGTGGCGCTGGTTCGAGGCCTATGTCCCCAAGGCCAACGAGGCCATCCCCGGCGTGCCGGACCACCTCATGCGATCCATCACCGTGCCCACGCTGATCGTGCGCGGAGGCGAGAACGACATCGACCACCCCAAGCGGACGTCGTTCGAGGTGCACGCGCTGATCCGCCGATCGAGGCTGATCGACCCGCCGTGGCCGGAGGACGCCTGGGAGCGGGGACAGGCCGCCCGGGACGCCGGCACCGGCGGCATCTTCGACCCGTGGATGGACGCGGTGCCGACCTTCCTCGACTTCATCGCCGAGTACTCCGTGCGGGTGCCGGCTTGA
- a CDS encoding ferredoxin — MRIKLDRTVCDGFGTCVVHAPDVFSLDDWGYPSLAAGNDIAAADEAGVRRALLDCPAHAIVDLGDPVPMPAGGEPGMARNLGPDAPWTKAANGAAALPRLGSVLVRDPTADTDDDS, encoded by the coding sequence ATGCGGATCAAACTGGACCGGACGGTGTGTGACGGGTTCGGGACGTGCGTCGTGCACGCGCCGGACGTGTTCAGCCTCGACGACTGGGGCTACCCGTCGCTGGCCGCCGGCAACGACATCGCCGCGGCCGACGAGGCCGGCGTGCGCCGCGCCCTGCTCGACTGTCCGGCCCATGCCATCGTCGACCTCGGTGACCCGGTGCCGATGCCGGCCGGCGGTGAGCCGGGTATGGCGCGCAATCTCGGACCGGATGCGCCCTGGACCAAAGCGGCGAACGGTGCCGCTGCGTTGCCCCGGCTGGGGTCGGTGCTGGTCAGGGACCCGACGGCGGATACCGACGATGACTCGTGA